Proteins from a single region of Acidobacteriota bacterium:
- a CDS encoding inorganic phosphate transporter, giving the protein MSALMVFVVVIILVALIFDYVNGFHDAANSIATVVSTRVLSPGAAVIWAAFFNFIAFAIFGTKVASTIGKGMLNIQLIGENWRLWAIFCGVLGAVIWNLITWYYGLPSSSSHALIGGLAGSAVAAHGGFDGLFVKEGWVKTLSFIVISPLVGMLLGLLLMVALLWIFRNKAPERVDKLFRRLQLLSAALFSLGHGGNDAQKTMGIIAAVLVYANIDPNATKEVPIWVVLSCHAAIGLGTLSGGWRIVHTMGARITKLRPIGGVAAETAGAIAIAASTYGGIPVSTTHTITGAIAGVGTSKRLSAVRWGVARSVIWAWVLTIPMSALIAALSFYVVKLVSGFLH; this is encoded by the coding sequence ATGTCGGCGTTGATGGTCTTTGTTGTTGTTATCATACTGGTTGCTCTCATATTCGATTACGTCAACGGATTTCATGATGCAGCGAATTCCATTGCCACAGTGGTCTCGACGCGCGTGCTGTCGCCGGGCGCGGCGGTCATCTGGGCAGCATTTTTCAATTTCATCGCCTTTGCCATATTCGGAACCAAAGTCGCTTCAACCATCGGCAAAGGCATGCTCAATATTCAACTGATCGGCGAAAACTGGCGTTTATGGGCGATATTTTGCGGGGTATTGGGCGCAGTTATCTGGAATCTCATTACCTGGTATTACGGGTTGCCTTCGAGTTCGTCGCACGCCTTGATTGGCGGGCTGGCAGGCTCTGCGGTTGCGGCGCATGGTGGCTTCGATGGATTGTTCGTTAAGGAAGGGTGGGTTAAGACTCTCTCCTTCATCGTCATTTCGCCGCTGGTCGGGATGCTGCTTGGACTTTTATTAATGGTCGCCTTGCTTTGGATTTTCCGCAACAAAGCCCCTGAGCGCGTCGATAAATTATTCCGCAGACTACAACTGCTCTCCGCTGCTTTATTCAGCCTCGGTCACGGCGGCAATGACGCGCAAAAAACTATGGGCATCATTGCGGCAGTTCTGGTTTATGCCAATATTGATCCCAACGCGACGAAAGAAGTGCCGATCTGGGTGGTGTTGAGTTGCCATGCAGCCATCGGGCTTGGCACATTGTCAGGTGGTTGGCGCATCGTTCATACAATGGGAGCACGCATTACCAAGCTTCGTCCGATTGGTGGCGTTGCCGCCGAAACCGCAGGCGCGATTGCGATTGCCGCATCGACTTATGGCGGCATCCCCGTAAGTACCACGCATACGATTACCGGCGCGATTGCCGGTGTCGGCACTTCCAAACGTCTATCGGCAGTTCGCTGGGGCGTAGCGCGGTCGGTCATCTGGGCGTGGGTGCTGACGATCCCGATGTCTGCGCTGATTGCCGCCTTGTCATTTTATGTCGTGAAGCTGGTATCCGGTTTCCTGCATTAG
- a CDS encoding DUF47 family protein: MGFRFIPREEKYFLWLHEMASKVNDGASLFVKLFQDYDNRVKYAEQIKSVEVACDEIAATITQKLNTSFITPLDREDIFLLVKELDDVIDLINELARNLDIYDIPQPKNNVPEIAGLLGKATTELAHAFAQLEKHELMTRHLRAIYDLEKQGDSLYNDSIRALFREEKDPISIIKWKAIYEELENSLDRCKDVAEALEAVVVKNK, from the coding sequence ATGGGATTTCGATTCATTCCAAGAGAAGAAAAATATTTTTTATGGCTGCACGAAATGGCTTCAAAAGTAAACGATGGTGCCAGCCTTTTTGTAAAACTATTCCAGGATTATGACAATCGGGTGAAATATGCCGAACAGATTAAAAGTGTAGAGGTAGCCTGCGATGAAATCGCCGCCACCATCACCCAGAAACTCAACACCAGTTTCATCACTCCGCTTGATCGCGAGGATATTTTCCTGCTGGTTAAAGAGTTGGATGATGTCATTGATTTAATCAACGAACTGGCAAGAAACCTCGATATTTACGATATTCCCCAACCGAAAAACAATGTCCCTGAAATTGCCGGACTATTGGGAAAAGCCACTACAGAACTTGCCCATGCTTTTGCGCAATTGGAAAAACATGAATTGATGACCAGGCATTTGCGAGCCATTTATGACCTTGAAAAACAGGGCGATTCACTTTACAACGATTCCATTCGCGCTCTCTTCAGAGAAGAAAAAGACCCGATTTCGATCATCAAGTGGAAAGCCATCTATGAAGAATTGGAAAACTCGCTCGACCGTTGCAAAGATGTAGCCGAAGCGCTCGAAGCCGTTGTGGTTAAAAATAAATAG
- a CDS encoding sulfotransferase domain-containing protein — protein MFDNQKSIIVVSGLPRSGTSMMMKMLVEGGLEAVTDNLRTADEDNPKGYYELEKVKQLDKDNSWVSECQGKVIKVISMLLKPLPKDYHYKIIFMRRKMEEILASQRQMLIRRGQPTDTIADDKMAAMFNKHLQDIENFIASQPNMACLYISYNDTLETPAANIERVNEFFNGQLNSQAMLAVVDHALHRQRR, from the coding sequence ATGTTTGATAATCAAAAGTCCATCATCGTGGTTTCCGGGCTTCCGCGTTCGGGAACTTCGATGATGATGAAGATGCTCGTAGAAGGCGGTCTTGAAGCCGTAACCGATAATCTGAGAACCGCCGATGAAGACAATCCCAAAGGCTATTACGAACTCGAAAAGGTTAAACAACTCGACAAAGACAATTCCTGGGTCAGCGAATGTCAGGGCAAGGTCATCAAAGTGATTTCCATGCTCTTGAAACCTTTGCCGAAAGATTACCATTACAAAATTATTTTCATGCGCCGCAAGATGGAAGAGATACTCGCATCGCAGCGACAGATGCTCATACGACGCGGACAACCGACCGATACCATCGCCGATGATAAAATGGCGGCGATGTTCAACAAACATTTGCAGGACATCGAAAACTTTATTGCGAGTCAACCAAATATGGCTTGCCTCTATATCAGTTACAACGACACGCTCGAAACCCCTGCGGCAAACATCGAACGGGTAAATGAGTTTTTCAATGGGCAACTAAATAGTCAGGCGATGCTTGCCGTTGTTGACCACGCTTTACACCGCCAAAGACGCTAA
- the leuD gene encoding 3-isopropylmalate dehydratase small subunit: MKPFTKHTGIVAALDRVHVDTDQIIPKQFLKRIERTGFGEFLFFDWRFNEDGSPKEDFELNQPRFHGATILVARTNFGCGSSREHAPWALQDYGFRVIIAPSFADIFYNNCLQNGLLPVRLTEDEVEQIFQRINRIAGYQLTVDLEKQTVSDTEGLNCHFAVEAFRRDCLLKGLDDIGLTLQQEDKILAFENRCAQK, translated from the coding sequence ATGAAACCATTTACCAAACACACGGGAATCGTGGCGGCGCTTGACCGCGTACACGTAGACACAGACCAGATTATTCCCAAGCAATTTCTCAAACGCATCGAACGGACGGGCTTCGGTGAGTTTCTGTTTTTCGATTGGCGTTTCAACGAAGACGGTTCGCCGAAAGAGGATTTCGAGTTGAATCAACCGCGTTTTCACGGCGCGACCATTCTGGTGGCGCGCACCAATTTCGGGTGCGGTTCGTCGCGTGAACATGCGCCGTGGGCTTTGCAGGATTACGGCTTTCGCGTCATCATCGCGCCATCGTTTGCGGATATTTTTTACAACAACTGTCTGCAAAACGGACTGCTGCCGGTACGCCTCACGGAAGATGAAGTTGAACAGATTTTTCAACGGATCAATCGAATCGCTGGCTATCAACTGACGGTGGATTTGGAAAAGCAGACGGTATCGGATACCGAAGGGTTGAATTGCCACTTTGCAGTTGAGGCCTTTCGCCGCGACTGTTTATTAAAGGGCTTGGATGACATCGGACTCACGTTGCAGCAGGAAGATAAAATTCTCGCCTTTGAAAATCGCTGCGCGCAAAAATGA
- a CDS encoding DNA adenine methylase: MTLVTMPESAFKLPGTEGIKYAGSKKRLLPYILQLAETVKARSVFDGFAGTTRVSQAFAKLGYQVAANDIAVWSKVFGFCYLKNQKPATYYQKLIDHLNALPPRDGWFTQHYGGSSNGGASTNADGLKKPFQIHNTQKLDAIREEIDNLKLDEIETAVLLTSLMLALDEVDSTLGHFASYLNAWSPRSFGTLKLRVPLLIHSSIEHQVYQGDIFDALEKVETDLAYFDPPYGSNNEKMPPSRIRYAAYYHLWTTICLNDRPELFGKVKRRSDSSDVIAGSVFEDFRKSENGNFIVVEAIERMLRQCKARHIILSYSSGGRATAEALHDILSYLGKILEFVKVDYRRNVMARMRWTNEWIREDEKENYEYLFLLKK, translated from the coding sequence ATGACGCTCGTAACCATGCCTGAATCAGCTTTTAAATTACCGGGCACTGAGGGAATCAAATACGCCGGGTCAAAAAAGCGCCTATTGCCTTATATTTTGCAACTGGCAGAAACGGTCAAAGCGCGCAGCGTTTTTGATGGGTTTGCGGGAACCACTCGCGTATCGCAGGCGTTTGCCAAACTCGGTTATCAGGTCGCGGCGAATGACATTGCAGTCTGGTCAAAAGTATTTGGTTTTTGTTATCTCAAAAATCAAAAACCGGCGACGTACTATCAAAAACTGATTGACCATTTGAATGCGCTGCCGCCGCGAGACGGCTGGTTTACCCAGCATTATGGCGGGTCATCGAATGGCGGGGCTTCGACGAATGCCGATGGCTTGAAAAAACCTTTTCAGATTCATAACACACAAAAGCTCGATGCGATTCGCGAAGAGATTGATAATTTAAAATTAGACGAAATCGAAACTGCGGTGTTGCTCACGAGTTTGATGCTGGCGCTCGATGAAGTCGATAGCACCCTTGGACATTTCGCTTCTTACTTGAATGCGTGGTCGCCGCGTTCGTTTGGCACATTGAAACTGCGGGTTCCGCTACTCATTCACTCAAGCATTGAACATCAGGTGTATCAAGGCGATATTTTCGATGCGCTCGAAAAAGTTGAAACCGATTTAGCCTATTTCGATCCGCCTTATGGCTCGAATAATGAAAAGATGCCGCCGTCAAGAATTCGCTATGCAGCCTATTATCACTTGTGGACGACCATCTGCTTGAATGACCGCCCGGAGCTTTTCGGCAAAGTCAAACGGCGCAGCGATTCATCCGATGTAATCGCCGGTTCGGTCTTTGAAGATTTTCGCAAAAGCGAGAACGGAAATTTTATTGTCGTTGAAGCGATAGAGCGAATGCTTCGCCAGTGCAAGGCGCGTCATATTATTTTGTCGTACAGTTCGGGGGGCAGAGCCACTGCCGAAGCTTTGCATGACATTCTTTCCTATCTAGGCAAGATACTGGAATTCGTTAAAGTCGATTATCGTCGCAATGTGATGGCGCGGATGCGTTGGACAAATGAATGGATTCGCGAAGACGAAAAAGAAAATTACGAGTATTTGTTTTTATTGAAAAAATAG
- the leuC gene encoding 3-isopropylmalate dehydratase large subunit: MPQTLFEKIWNAHIVAQEADKPALLYIDCHLVHEVTSPQAFEGLRLNGRKVRRTDLTYATVDHNIPTTDRALPILDPIAKQQISTLEANCKEFGVPLYGLDSPNQGIVHVIGPELGITQPGMTIVCGDSHTATHGAFGALAFGIGTSEVEHVLATQCLTQAKPKTFRISVNGKLADGVSAKDLILFIIRTIGTDGATGHVIEYAGETIQNLTMEERMTVCNMSIEAGARAGMIAPDETTFAYLEGREFAPKNFSEAVAEWRKLPTDEDAVFDKELTLDVTNLAPQVSWGTSPGMVTDVTGAVPDPESFEDENMRKASRRALEYMGLEAGMPIAWINLDRVFIGSCTNSRIEDLRVAAQTIKGKRVHSKVQAMVVPGSQRIKAAAEREGLDKIFKDAGFDWRESGCSMCLGMNPDILNPGERCASTSNRNFEGRQGRGGRTHLVSPAMAAAAAVAGRFVDVRNWE, from the coding sequence ATGCCGCAAACTCTATTTGAAAAAATCTGGAATGCTCACATCGTTGCACAGGAAGCAGACAAACCCGCGCTGCTTTACATTGATTGTCACCTGGTTCACGAAGTCACTTCGCCGCAAGCCTTCGAGGGGCTGCGCCTGAATGGTCGCAAAGTTCGCCGCACAGATTTAACCTATGCGACGGTTGACCACAACATCCCAACCACAGACAGGGCTTTGCCGATTCTCGACCCGATTGCCAAACAACAAATCAGCACACTCGAAGCGAACTGCAAAGAATTCGGCGTGCCGCTTTATGGACTTGATAGTCCCAACCAGGGCATTGTCCATGTCATCGGTCCTGAACTGGGCATCACCCAACCGGGAATGACGATTGTGTGTGGCGATTCGCACACCGCGACGCACGGCGCATTCGGGGCGCTGGCTTTCGGCATTGGAACCAGTGAAGTCGAACACGTCCTCGCCACCCAGTGCCTGACGCAAGCCAAACCGAAAACTTTTCGCATAAGTGTCAATGGCAAACTCGCTGACGGGGTATCGGCAAAAGACTTGATTTTATTCATCATTCGCACCATCGGCACGGATGGCGCAACCGGTCACGTTATCGAATACGCCGGTGAAACCATTCAAAATCTCACGATGGAAGAACGCATGACGGTTTGCAATATGTCCATCGAAGCGGGGGCGCGCGCCGGCATGATTGCGCCTGACGAAACGACTTTCGCCTATCTCGAAGGTCGCGAATTTGCGCCGAAAAATTTTTCCGAAGCGGTTGCTGAATGGCGGAAGTTACCGACCGATGAAGACGCGGTTTTTGATAAAGAACTTACGCTTGATGTAACCAACCTTGCGCCGCAAGTCAGTTGGGGAACCAGTCCCGGAATGGTGACAGATGTAACCGGCGCGGTTCCCGACCCTGAATCATTTGAAGATGAGAATATGCGCAAGGCATCGCGGCGCGCGCTTGAATACATGGGGCTTGAAGCCGGAATGCCCATCGCCTGGATTAACCTCGACCGCGTATTTATCGGTTCCTGCACCAATTCGCGTATTGAAGATTTGCGCGTTGCAGCACAAACCATTAAAGGCAAACGGGTGCATTCCAAGGTTCAGGCGATGGTAGTGCCGGGTTCGCAACGCATCAAAGCGGCAGCCGAACGCGAAGGTTTGGATAAAATTTTCAAAGATGCGGGATTCGACTGGCGCGAATCGGGTTGCAGCATGTGTCTTGGCATGAACCCCGATATTTTGAATCCCGGCGAACGTTGCGCTTCAACATCAAATCGCAATTTTGAAGGACGACAAGGGCGCGGCGGACGCACACACCTGGTCAGCCCTGCGATGGCGGCGGCAGCAGCCGTTGCCGGACGCTTTGTTGATGTCAGAAACTGGGAATAG
- a CDS encoding VOC family protein, producing the protein MFEIQQLDHLVIRVRNLETMVQFYCEVVGCSMDKRNEDLGLAHLRAGKSMIDLISVDGKLGLAGGKAPENEGHNLDHLCLRIEPFDLASLLAHLQKHRVEASALYHNYGAEGYGPSLYIRDPEGNTIEFKGAPDPQSEN; encoded by the coding sequence ATGTTTGAAATTCAACAACTTGATCATCTGGTAATTCGTGTTCGCAATCTCGAAACGATGGTGCAGTTCTATTGCGAAGTCGTCGGATGCTCTATGGATAAACGCAATGAGGATTTGGGATTGGCGCATCTGCGCGCCGGCAAGTCGATGATTGACCTTATTTCAGTCGATGGCAAGTTGGGACTTGCGGGCGGCAAAGCGCCCGAAAATGAAGGGCACAACCTCGACCATCTCTGTTTGCGCATCGAGCCTTTCGATTTAGCATCGCTGCTCGCGCATTTGCAAAAACACCGTGTCGAAGCAAGCGCGCTTTATCATAATTACGGCGCGGAAGGTTACGGGCCATCGCTTTACATCCGCGACCCCGAAGGCAACACCATTGAATTCAAAGGCGCGCCCGACCCGCAAAGTGAAAATTAA
- a CDS encoding phosphoesterase: MKFRVLHHDHCFDGFASAAVFARFIKEKMPDAEIGFRGLSHQPNQKFIEEENFDGDQNAIVDFKYSPTDKLTWWFDHHQSAFLSTADESQYRNHTWETKFYNPDYKSCTKFIADTLHEKFAFDASDLSELIKWADIIDGAQYETAKVAVELKEPALKIMMVVESSNNKALMQKIIHGMQHQSLDAIVAGEEFQKEFQPLFARHQQMIDLISEAAQVERGVVYFDLSAHDATGYSKFIPYHLFPECVYSVGLSLTPTRSKVSVGFNPWSPTPRRHNLASICERYNGGGHAVVGAISYRTDEIDRAREVALSIAEELRT; the protein is encoded by the coding sequence ATGAAATTTAGAGTATTACATCACGACCATTGCTTTGACGGGTTTGCGTCGGCGGCGGTTTTCGCCAGATTCATCAAAGAAAAGATGCCCGATGCGGAAATCGGTTTTCGCGGATTATCGCATCAACCGAATCAGAAATTTATCGAAGAAGAAAATTTCGATGGCGACCAAAATGCCATCGTCGATTTCAAATATAGTCCGACCGATAAATTGACCTGGTGGTTTGACCACCACCAAAGCGCCTTTCTTTCCACCGCCGACGAAAGCCAGTACCGCAACCATACCTGGGAAACCAAATTCTATAATCCCGATTACAAATCCTGCACCAAATTTATTGCCGATACGCTCCACGAAAAATTCGCTTTCGATGCCAGCGATTTATCCGAACTCATCAAATGGGCGGACATCATCGACGGCGCGCAATACGAAACCGCAAAGGTCGCGGTCGAACTCAAAGAACCGGCGCTCAAAATTATGATGGTCGTCGAATCGAGCAATAATAAAGCCTTGATGCAGAAAATCATTCACGGAATGCAGCATCAGTCGCTTGATGCCATCGTTGCCGGTGAAGAATTTCAAAAAGAGTTTCAACCGTTGTTTGCCCGTCATCAACAGATGATTGATTTAATCAGCGAAGCCGCGCAGGTTGAACGCGGGGTGGTCTATTTTGATTTAAGCGCCCACGATGCGACGGGCTACAGCAAATTCATTCCCTATCATTTATTTCCCGAATGCGTTTATTCGGTGGGACTCAGTTTAACCCCGACGCGCTCGAAAGTGTCTGTAGGTTTTAATCCCTGGAGTCCCACACCGCGCCGCCACAATCTGGCTTCGATTTGTGAACGCTATAACGGCGGCGGTCACGCTGTGGTTGGCGCAATTTCCTATCGCACGGATGAAATTGACCGCGCGCGCGAAGTCGCGCTATCGATTGCCGAAGAATTGCGGACATAA